From a region of the Phragmites australis chromosome 21, lpPhrAust1.1, whole genome shotgun sequence genome:
- the LOC133904159 gene encoding uncharacterized protein LOC133904159 gives MDVYISEEYVVQRRAERRAARNAAAEASCSCEEKARADGGPKRWTAAWAEKGKRTGAGDGNGSASAGGGAGGLAKDVIFSYFSA, from the coding sequence ATGGATGTGTACATCTCGGAGGAGTACGTGGTCCAGCGGCGTGCCGAGAGGAGGGCGGCGCGGAATGCCGCGGCGGAGGCGTCATGCTCTTGCGAGGAGAAGGCGCGGGCTGACGGTGGGCCGAAGCGGTGGACGGCAGCGTGGGCGGAGAAGGGGAAGCGCACTGGCGCTGGCGACGGCAATGGCAGCGCCAGTGCcggtggcggcgccggcgggcTCGCCAAGGACGTCATCTTCAGCTACTTCTCGGCGTGA